The genomic DNA CCGCGGACGTACGACGCCTGTACCGGGGCGAGATCACCAACTGGCGGCAGCTCGGGGGACCGGACCTCGCCGTGCATCTGGTCAGCCGGGACGCCAACTCCGGGACGCGGCAGGTGTTCCAGCGCCGGGTGCTGAAGCGCGGCGAGATCGCCAACTCCTCTGTTGACTGCGTTCACAAGGACGACCCGACCGCACCCGTCATCCGCTGTGAACTCGACTCCACGGACCAGGTGTTGACCGAGGTCGCCGAACTCAAGGGCGCGATCGGCTACAGCGAACTCACCCTCGCCTCCGGCGCCAAGGGCCTGCACACCCTCGAACTGGACGGCCACCCGCCCTCCGTGGACGCCATCGAGCACGGGACGAGCGCGTATCCGTACCGCGAGATCGAGTACGCCTACACCTACGGCCGGCCGCCGGCCGACTCCCTCGCGTCGAGCTTCCTGACCTACCTCTCGCGGGGCAACGGCCAGGACGTGATCCGGACCCACGGCCACATCCCGTGCTGGACACCGGAGGGCCTGAAGCTCTGCGCCTAGCCCGGCGGCCCACCTCACCTCACCGGGGCTCCGGCGGCCGCTGCCGGGGCATGTTCGGCCGGCTGCCGCCCGGTCCCCCCGGCGGCATCGGGAACCTGCCCTGCACGACGGTCCCCTCCTGCCGCCCGCCGGGAACCAGCGCCGACTGGATGCCCAGCGGCCCCGCCCCGGTCCGGAACTCCACCATCCAGTCGGCCGTCTCCACCCGCACCAGTTCCGTCACGTCCTCCGAGAAGCGCCGCAGCACCCCCAGACACCGGTCCGCGGCCTCGCTCGCCGTGCCCTCCGCCGGGCCCAGGAACTCCCGGACGCCCTCCGCCGCCCAGTCGAACTGGAGCACCTGGAGCCGCCGCTGCACGGCCTGTGCCGTGGCCACGTCCCGCATCCACCCGGACGTCATCCCGAAGAACCGGTCCCCGGCCAGACACGCCGCCCCCAGCAGCAGGGCCAGATAGCCCCAGTCGGCCAGCCCGCCCACCGCCCCGGCCAGGTCCAGCAGCGGCAGCGCGGCCCCCGCCAGCGCGCCCAGCGCCGCGCCCGCGCGCAGCGCCCGCGCCCCGCGCCGCTTCCACACCCGGTCCGTGAGATACCGGTCCGCCGTCTCCAGCGCCCCGCGCTCGACCCACCGGTACAGCTCGTCCAGCCGGGCCGTCGGCTCGCCCCAGTCCCCGAGCGGAAACGTCCGACCGGCCACATCGCCGCCTTCGGGCTGAATCTCCGGCTGACCCACCCGGCACTCCCTTACGTCGTGTGACACCTGATGCTGATGTGCCGGATCCTTCCTACCGCCCAATGGGTGGCGAAGGATCTGGTTTCACCTCTTTTCCGCCCGGAAGTGGGTCTTGATCAGGTATAGGACACGGTGAAGACTCACTCGAAAGAGTGCTGAAGCGATGACTGCCCGGAGCACGTAGGCTCGTGCCGAGCGGGAGAAACCTCGCCCGTAAAGCCGTACGAAACCAGGAGCTGATCGTGATTCCCGGTGGTGGCCAGCCCAATATGCAGCAGTTGCTCCA from Streptomyces sp. NBC_01478 includes the following:
- a CDS encoding SLATT domain-containing protein, with translation MGQPEIQPEGGDVAGRTFPLGDWGEPTARLDELYRWVERGALETADRYLTDRVWKRRGARALRAGAALGALAGAALPLLDLAGAVGGLADWGYLALLLGAACLAGDRFFGMTSGWMRDVATAQAVQRRLQVLQFDWAAEGVREFLGPAEGTASEAADRCLGVLRRFSEDVTELVRVETADWMVEFRTGAGPLGIQSALVPGGRQEGTVVQGRFPMPPGGPGGSRPNMPRQRPPEPR